GACCATGCAAAAGGGAAATGGAGAAATGTTTTACCCGAGGTCATTTGGGCATATCGGATGACATCAAAGTCTAGCACGGGGGCCACCCCGCAGTGTCTGGTATATGGATCTGAGGCTCTCATCCCCGTCAAATTCGAGGAAAATAGTGTAGGTTTCGACATGCATCGGAGGAGTCAAACCACGAGGCCATGAATGCTAGCCTCGAATATTTAGATGAAAAGCGATAAGCAGCGCTTGTTCAGATGGCCGCACATAAGCAATggatcgaaagatactacaatagaaggaccaaccttcgATATTTTGGAAAACTTAGTTCTACGAAAGGTCACCCTCAACACTCgagacccaaatgaagggaaaATAGGCCAAATTAGGAAGGACCGTACCAAGTCctctgtcacgacccatttccataacaggtcatgatggcgcccaacaacCTTGCCGGGCAAGCCAAGTGCGAAAAACATTATAAGTTTAACAACATCAACATTTTTAAGAAGGGGATAAGCATCCCAAATGGGGTTTTCGGAAACCCGATACGGTAATAAATGTAAAGATATAATATTACAACCCAAAACTAGTCTACTAAAGTGTgtgccaaaacctggtgtcacagctACGGGCAACTAGTAGAGAATATACAAAAGAGTAATAggctatcctactgtctgaatcAGGATAGACAGAAACAAAAATACAGAGATGACTTCTTCGGCTGTAGATCATCAATGAAAGGAGGcagctcaccgtagaagtctAAGAAGGCTCACTAATGTGCGCCCAAATGGTAACCAGAtccacctgcctcagatcctgtacatttAAGTATATAAGCgaagcatgagtacataaacaatatgtacccagtaagtatctcgtctaatctcgaagaagtagagacgagaagtcgacttgatacttactaaagTCGAATAATATATAAGATTATTTATAAGCATGGAAGCTACGAGTATCAACATGCTTATGGCAAAAGTGATAAGTCATGTCTTTAAAATATCATGATATACAAATTCCATATTCAGTGTATAATGACAAGCAAGTGAATACAAGTTTTCACATAATAATCATGCGCACATTATACCGAGGCGACGACCCGAACCAACATAATGAAATGTGCACTTATCGAGGGTCGACGGCGTGCCTATATATGCATCCATTCATATCGAGGCGATctgcccgatccacaaataacaAGCAAGCATCAAGAATGCATACTGAAGCAATAAATAATCAATTATGCCATACAAGAGTTCAACAAGTGTCCAAGTTACTTTTATTATCCTTAAAGCCTATAAAATATTCTAGCCGATCATATTAGCATGAAGACATATAAATATTCATAGATAAAGCATGAtgtgggtcctaaactacccggacaatcaATATggtagtagctacgcacagactctcgtcacctttgTGCGTACGTAGCATCCCGCATTTAGCAATAATTATACATTTTATTAATCCTATGGGGAAATTTCCCTCATACAAGGTtataaaggagactcacctcgctccgaagcatTCTTTAAATATCAAGAATAGGCTCCAACCTCAATGTGAAGTCGAACGAGCACCAACTAGTTAAATAAAGCAAGAAACTAGTCAATAAGTGTGCACAAAGTTGAACTCTAACTAATTCAATTGATTTCCCAACCTTTCCCGCAAGTTTCCTAAatttcgaccccgggcccacgtgcccagattctgTGATTTTTCGAAGGAAATttttctctataacctaaggattaTTAATATATGATTTTTAGTTCATTACATAGCTAATTAGGTGGTCAAATCTcagttttatcaaaaccctaggtctagctctaacccttgattttatttgattattaGTGTTAAATCTATCTAATAGTCATGTACTTAAGCTAAAGAACGAGTGGGGATTACTTACCTTGTGATGTTACGATGAAACTCTCTCTTTGGGacctccaaaatcgccccaaaATTGAATGGGAAGTGAGAGAAATGGCTTGGGGTTCAAATTAAATGAACCCCTCTGCCCGTcctttttcgcttctgcggaagGTATACCGCATCTGGAGCTACCACTTCTGCAATTCTTGGCCGATTTTGCGGTCCTGGCCCAGGCTGGGAAAACCGCTTATGCAGTCCAGAAGCTGCTGGtgcgggaccgcttctgcggtctgaaaatcgcatctgcgatttTCCTAGGCTTCCCACGATCTGCTTCTGCggtcaccgcttctgcggtcaaagaGTCGCAGAAGTGGTTTTCACAGAAGCAGCAAATGTTGCTTCCTTTCAAATTTCGACTTCGCTCGAACCTCGACCATTTGACGCTCGAGGCTCCCGAGCCCGCCCAAACATACCGACAAGTATGAAATCACGAGGCGGACCTAGTCGAACCCTCAAAACACCCAAAACAACGCTAAATCAAGGAATCGAACCCCAAAACCAATTGATTCAACTtaatgaacttcaagttcttaatttccTTCTAACGGGtcaaaacgcccttaaactactcggattgaccccaaattttaaGGGTAGGTCTTAATGGATATTTTGGACTTGTACCAAGTTTCGGAACCAAAATTCGAACCCGATACCTAGGTTTTTAATAAATACTTAGGATCTTTAATTCTTTAAAACTTCGATTTaataattttacataaaaattcattactcgggctaggaacctcggaatttgattccgagcaTATGCCTAGGTCCCGTCCCATATTTTCCctcggacctcccgggatcgtcaaatcacgaatccgggtccgtttcTCAAGAAacttgaccgaagtcaaacttagcctttaaAGAAAAACCTTAAGGGATAATTGGTTTTATTTTCACTCAAAACTCTTCTAACTTCCAAACTAATCGCCCTCACACGTCATAATTAAACTAAGGAAAGCGcaggaagttttatttaaggaaacGGGGTTCTAAACAGtaaaacaaccagtcgggtcgttacattctccacctcttaaacaaacgttcgtcctcgaaaggACATAGAAAAATACCTGGACTGCTGAATAAGTGAGGATATCTGAtgcgcatgtcctcctcggactcccatgtcgcctcctcaaccggttggcccctccactggacctttaccatagaaatcctcttggatctcaattgGCGATCCTGTCTGTCAACAATGGCAACTAGCTCTTCCTCATAGCCCAAACTCTTATCTAGCTGAATGGTACCGAAGTCCAATGCATCTGATAAATTGgcatgatacttccggagcatcgacACATGGAAACTGGATGTACTCCCAAAAaactgggaggtaaagcaagctcataggcaacctctccaactcacctcaacacctcaaagggaccaataaaccttgggctcaacttgcccttctttccgaacctcataatacccttcattggcgagacattcaagaggaccttctcgccaatcatgaatgatacatcacgtgcCTTCTGattcgcataactcttctgtctggactgagctgtgcgaagcctctcctgaatcaacttcactTTATCCACCGCATCTTGTACCAGATCCATACCAagtaacttagcctcaccaggctcgaacCACCCAATAGGAGAACGACAACGCcgaccatacaaagcctcgtacggGGCCATCTCtatgttggactgatagttgttgttgtatgcaaacttcgctaagggcaagaactgatctcactgccctccaaagtcaataacacatgccctgagcatatcctccaaaatctgaactgtccgctccgactgcccATCGGTCTGAGGGTGAAATACGGTGTTGAGATCTACACTGGTGCCCAACCCACTATGAACGGCTCTCcaaaaatgggaagtgaactgagggcctcatTCTGATATAATGGAAACCGGTACCCCAtgcaaccggactatctcccgaatataaatctgggcATACATCTCCGCTGTATAAGTAGTCGCCACTGGAATGAAGTGAGCAGACTTGGTCAATCTGTCCACAGTGACCCAAACCGAATCAACCTTCCGCAAAGTCAGTGgtaacccaactacgaagtccatggtgatgcaatcccacttccactcaagaataggcatctgctgaagtagaccACCTGGCCTCTGGTACTCATATTTGACTTGCTAGAAATTCAAACACCTAGCTACATACTCcacgatgtccttcttcatcctccgccaccagtaatgctgcctcaagtcatgatacatcttcgtggcacccggatgaatagagtacctcgaactatgggccttctctagaatccCCCTCCTCAAGCCATCCACATTAGTCACACATACACGGACCTGAAGCCGTAacacaccatcctcgccaatagtaacctccttggcacctcccTAAAGTACCGTCTCTCTGAAGGCTgtcaaatgcggatcatcaaactgtcggtCCTTAATCTGCCCCAATAGCGAAGACTAAGCAACCACGCATGTTAGAACTCtgctgggctccgaaatatccaacctcacaagtctgttgtccaaggactgaatgtccaaagccaaTGGTCTCTCATTAGAAGGAAtaaatgccaaactacccatattctccgcctttctgctcaaggcatctGCGACCACGTTCGCCTTACctagatgataaagaatggtaatgtcataatcctttagtaactcaagccacttgcgctgcctcaaattaaggtccaTCTTCTTCAACAGGTGCTGCAAACTacgatgatcagtgtaaacctcacatgacaccccatacaaataatgcctctatatcttgagagcatgaacaatcactgccaactctagatcgtgcactgggtatttcttctcatgaatcttcagctgatgtgaagcatatgcaataactcgtccctcctgcatcaatacatatcTCAAGCCAACGCGAGAAGCGTCGCAATATATAGTATACATCCCTAAACCGGAAGGCAATACCAGaaccggtgttgtagtcaaagacgtcttgagcttctgaaagctctcctcgcactcatCAGACCAAAGAAATaggacacccttctgggtcaatctggtcaagTGTGaagcaatagatgaaaagccctgcacaaaTCGCCGGTAGTatcctgctaaccccaggaaactcctgatctcggttactgaagtaggacgtggccaactctaaactgcctcaatcgtcttgggatccaccttaataccctctcctgacacaatatGTCCCAAtaatgccactgactctagccagaactcacacttggagaacttagcatatagcatCTTCTCCCGCAAGGTCtaaagcactactctcaaatgttgctcgtgttcccccaggctacgtgagtatatcaagatgtcgtcaatgaagacgatgacaaaagAATCAATGAAAGTCCTGAACACCCTATTCTTCAAGTCTATAAACACCGTTGGAGCATTCGTCAACCCAAAGGACattaccaaaaactcatagtggccatatctagtcTTGAATGCGGTCTTCGAAACATCTgaatcccgaatcttcaactgatgataccctgacctcaagtcaatcctagagaacaccctagcaccctgcaactggtcaaacaaatcatcaatatgcggcaacgggtacttgttcttgatggtaactttgttcaactagcggtaatcaatgcacatccgcatagtcccatctttcttcttcacaaatagcattggtgcaccccaaggcgatacggTGGGCCTGAAAAACCCATTTTCTAATAACTCCtccaactgctccttcaactccttcagctccttaggagccatacggtacggtgagatagatatgggttgagtgcctggagccaaatcaattcagaaatcaatatcacgatccgaaGGCATGCTTGGAAGATCTAAAGGAAAAACATCGACGAACTCTCGAACTACTGGCATAGAATCAATCGTCAGAGACTCTGTTGTGGTGTCTCAAACATAAGCCAGATACGCCAAACACCCTTTCTCCACCATGCGCTGAGCCTtcagaaaagaaataaccctgctaggcgtatcaactgtggaaccctttCACTCTAATCTCGGCAATCCTGGCATCGCTAGCgaaatagtcttggcatgacaatcaaggacGGCTTGATAGGGAGataaccagtccatacccaagatGACCTCAAAATCGATCATATCAAGTAACAGAAGATCCGCCCTAGTATCGTAACCACAAAAAGTAACCACACAAaaccggtagatccgatccacaatcacagaatctcccatatgagtggacacatgaacaggaACACCCAAAGGCTTAGGAGAGATCACCAGAAAAACGAGCAaatagagatgatacatatgaataagtagatcctggatcaaataataccgaagcatccctaccgctgactgaaataatacttgtgatgatggcatctgaggccaatgcatatggcctagctggaagggcatagaatctggctggagagccggctgactggcctccacctgactgagcaaTAGCGGGCTATCCTCTACCTGCCTGGCCTTCACCTCTGGAACGCCCTCTACCAGCATACCCTCCACCTCTAGGTGTCTGGGCCGCTGGTGCTGGAGTTTCTAACTAATGTCCCTGCTGCACTGCCTTGCCCTGAAGCCTGGGACAAGTCCTCCTCATGTGACtagtatctccacactcaaagcaacgtGGTACCGCGACCTGCTACCCCAAAGACTGTCCCTGAAAACCCGTAGAACTACTAGGAGGAGCCTGAAGAGCCGGTGGACGAAATGAACTCTCCGGCATGGCACTGAAGTAAGGGCTGGAATGACCCGAAGGACCTGAATACCCGTTGGatgaaccctgaatagctggcgggCGATAAGAACTCTCTGGCATAGCACTGAAGTAAGGGCTGGAAGGACCCGGAGGACCTAAATACCCGCTGGatgaaccctgaatagctggcgggCGATAAGAACTCTCTGGTATAGCACTGAAATAAGGACTTGCTGGAGCTCCTCGGGCaggaggtggtggtgctgaaaCTGTGGGCTACTAGGCTGACCCCTCCTATactgacctctgcccctagcCGGGGCACCTCTCAACTCTCAGGAGAACCTTGCTCTTTTGTCCTGTTGTACCTGCTCTCTACCCTTCTAGCGATACCCCTCAATCCGTCGAGCAATCTCAACCACTCGCTGAAACTCTgtacccatctccacctctcgagCCTTGCTGTTTCTAATGCCGGGTTGCAGCCCTGAGACAAACCGCCGCACTCTCTCTACATAtgtaggaagtatcataagtgcatggcagGATAACTCAAAtaacctcgcctcataatcggtcacagacatctgaccctgctcgagGTGCTCAAACTGACACCtcagctcttccctctcagagggagGAATATACCTGTCCAAGAACAATTGagtgaactgaccccaagtgagtAGAACCTGCTGGCCTGTTGAGAACATAAGACTTCCACCACCTACAGGCCCTGCCCTCCAACTGGAAAGTGGTGAAGTCAACCCCATGTGACTCCagtatcctcatgttgtgcagtctgtccctgcacctctCAATAAAGTCATGTGCGTCCTCATGACGTTCACCCCCGAAGACTGGAGGGcgaagtctagtccatctatccagtAGCTTCTCTCCCTAGGATTATAGTTCAATTGGTCAGAGCACCGCCCTGTCAAGGTGGAAGTTGCGGGATCGAGCTCTGTCAGTCCCGATGGATCCAATAAATATATCGATAAATCTCTCCCTTTTTATGAAGGGGACCAGGGGCAGAATTTCATTGTCAAAGCAAAGGGGAAATCCTTATTGCGGATCACCATCCCCAGTTGGCATGGGATGGATTGCCACTGCAGTAACTGGCTGAACCCCATCTGCGGGTACTGCACCCGGAGTCTGATAAACAGTGGATGTACCACctggagcctgagcagtaggggtctgtgctccccctcctgtcTGTGAGGTGGCTGGATCtgttggaaataaaccagcctgggtCATAGTGTCCATGAACCGAAGCAtgcggcccatgacctcctgaaagcCCGGTGCTATCATGAAATCCACCAGAAtaggctcagctgcgggcacctcTCCCTACTCCTCAACGATCGGATCCATCGCAGGATCTGTTGGTGGTGCAACTGGAATAGCTCTGGGGCGCCCTCGACCCCTACCACGAGcaggtgccctcccccggcctctacctcggcctctagcaacggggggagCAGCTGCTCCCGGGTCAGGAACATTTTCGGTAcgagtcctcaccatctgtgagagaataaaaatGGAAATTTAGCACAATAACCACTGCATGATAGGAAGTGAATAAAGAGTAGAATTTCTTaataccctatagcctctcgaagataaatatagacgtctttgtaccgatctacaagactctattaggtttgcctgTAACACTGTGATACCTacgtgaacctagagctctgataccatgttgtcatgacccattTCCGTAACaggtcatgatggcacccaacaACCTTGTTGGGCAAGCCAAGTGCGTAAAACATTATAAGTTTAACAACATCAACATTTTTAAGAAGGGGATAAGCATCCCAAATGGGGTTTTCGGAAACCCGATACGGTAATAAATGTAAAGACATAATATTACAACCCAACACTAGTCTACTAAAGTGTGtgccagaacctggtgtcacagctACGGGCAACTAGTAGAGAATATACAAAAGAGTAATAggctatcctactgtctgaatcAGGATAGACAGAAACAAAAATACAGAGATGACTTCTTCGGTTGTAGATCGTCAATGAAAGGAGGTAGCTCATCGTAGAAGTCTAAGAAGGCTCACTGATGCGCGCCCAAATGGTAACCAGAtccacctgcctcagatcctgtacatttAAGTATataagcgtagcatgagtacataaacaatatgtacccagtaagtatctcgtctaatctcgaagaagtagagacaagaagtagacttgatacttactaaggtcgAATAATATATAAGATTATTTATAAGCATGGAAGCTACGAGTATCAACATGCTTATGGCAAAAGAGATAAGTCATGTCTTTAAAACATCATGATATACAAATTCCATATTCAGTGTATAATGACAAGCAAGTGAAtacaatttttcacataataaTCATGCGCACATTATACCGAGGCGACGGCCCGAACCAGCATAATGAAATGTGCACTTGTCGAGGGTCGACGGCGTGCCTATAGATGCATCCATTCATAtcgaggcgatcggcccgatccacaaataacaAGCAAGCATCAAGAATGCACACTGAAGCAATAAATAATCAATTATGCCATACAAGAGTTCAACAAGTGTCCAAGTTACTTTTATTCTCCTTAAAGCCTATAAAATATTCTAGCCGATCATATTAGCATGAAGACATATAAATATTCATAGATAAAGCATGAtgtgggtcctaaactacccggacaatcaATATggtagtagctacgcacagactctcgtcacctttgTGCATACGTAGCATCCCGCATTTAGCAATAATTATACATTTTATTAATCCTATGGGGACATTTCCCTCATACAAGGTtataaaggagactcacctcgctccgaagcatTCTTTCAATATCAAGAATAGGCTCCAACCTCAATGTGAAGTCGAACGAGCACCAACTAGTTAAATAAAGCAAGAACTAGTCAATAAGTGCACACAAAGTTGAACTCTAACTAATTCAATTGATTTCCCAACCTTTCCCGCAAGTTTCCTAAatttcgaccccgggcccacgtgcccggattctgtgATTTTTCGAAGGAaattgttctctataacctaaggattaCTAATATGTGATTTTTAGTTCATTACATAGCTAATTCGGTGGTCAAATCtcaattgtgtgtgtgtgtgtatatatatatatatatatatatatatatatatatttgctccTTGTTATCTAACTGTATTATCCattttttaatattgttaaattgACATATGAATTAGTAATAAGTAAATAATTTAGTATAATAACTactcccatatatatatatatatatatatatatatatatatagacacacacacacactactaCTACTATATTAGAAAGAAATTACTCTCCAATTTGAATtggtagttttttatttttttattgtaaaataattttaaaactccaatttgaattatgaatagaatatttttttgtattttcgctTTTTATCATAATTAtaagatatatatatttattaattaaagtgtgtgtatatatatatatttgctccTTGGTTATCTAACTGTATTATCCattttttaatattgttaaattgACATATGAATTATTAATAAGTAAAAAATTTAGTAtaataactatatatatatatatatatatatatatatatatatatatagacacacacacacactactaCTATATTAGAAAGAAATTACTCTCCAATTTGAATtgatagttttttatttttttattgtaaaataattttaaaactccaatttGAATTATGAGtagaatatttttttgtattttcgttttttatcatAATTATAAGATAtgtatatttattaattaaagtagtgtaaccaattaattcaaaatttaaaattcaaaaaaaagttagttaGAAAAGTTGTTTATTTTGTCTTAATAATGTCACTTGGCTTTTTGTTGTTAAGACACTTGTCTTAATGTAGTTTATTTGTTTACCCTATTCTATATAGATAGATTGTCTAACTAAAACCCATAATAATAGAGTACGTACTTATTTGAAACAACATTTGCGTAAGCATAGTACTTAACTACTTTagattagaaaaataaaagatactAGTTAATTATTACTATttgttatgaatagaattctatttagagtgaatgtctatcttgtagagagttttactttgtggctaagtcatttttcccctataaatagaggggtcttaccccattgtaaatcatcccaaaattcaataagaatttcctctctctttctctgcaatattgttcttctacttttattgttttataacacgttatcagcacgagactctaccgtCTCAAGAAGCTCTTTGAGAAGATTAAGGTAtaacttttctcctctttttaattatgactgacattatgaaaagaaagttcgttgcccttgaaatttcgggcaagaactatatgacatgggtgttggatgctaaaatccatttagatgcaatgggtcttggagacgccattaaagacaaaactaaagcatccacccaagattgtgctaaggccttgattttcttgcgccatcaccttgatgaatggctgaaaatagaatatctcacagtcaaagatccgcttgttttgtggaatggtttaaaggaaagatatgacaacttaaagttggtcactcttccacaagcacgatatgattgggctcatctgaggctccaagactttaagtctgtttctgaatataattctgcaatgttcagaattacttctaaattgaaactttgtggagatactatcactgattatgatatgcttgaaaaaacgtttacagcgtttcatgcctccaatatggtcCTACAACAGCAGTACAGAGAGAAAGGTTTCAAGAAGTACTCTGAGCTGATTTCTCTTCTTCTTGTGGCTGAGCGAAACAATGACTTCCTCATGAGAAGTCAAGAAAATCGACCCACTGGGTCTACACCATTGCCTGAAGTGGATGAGGTGTATTCCCATTATACTAAGCGTGGAAAAGGCCGTGGCCCTATTCGtggtcgtggtcatggtcgtggccGTGGTCATGATCGTGGCCGTGGCCATGGACAAGGAAGAAATTTTCCTGGTGTTAATCACCCCCCAAAGAAAAATAACCACCAAAAGTGGAAAGGGAAAGATAAGAAGCCAAAGGCAAATGGTTCAGAAACCGAATGTTATTGTTGCGGTGGAAAAGGGCATTGGGCAAATATTTGTCGTGTACCAAGACATTTGGTCgagctttatcaagcatctctaaAGAACAAAGGCCCTGAAGCTAATT
The Nicotiana sylvestris chromosome 11, ASM39365v2, whole genome shotgun sequence DNA segment above includes these coding regions:
- the LOC138880793 gene encoding uncharacterized protein, with product MAPYEALYGRRCRSPIGWFEPGEAKLLGMDLVQDAVDKVKLIQERLRTAQSRQKSYANQKARDVSFMIGEKVLLNVSPMKGIMSFHVSMLRKYHANLSDALDFGTIQLDKSLGYEEELVAIVDRQDRQLRSKRISMVKVQWRGQPVEEATWESEEDMRIRYPHLFSSPGSEAGGSGYHLGAH
- the LOC138880794 gene encoding uncharacterized protein, with protein sequence MAPKELKELKEQLEELLENGFFRPTVSPWGAPMLFVKKKDGTMRILTQKGVLFLWSDECEESFQKLKTSLTTTPVLRHYLYGVSCEVYTDHRSLQHLLKKMDLNLRQRKWLELLKDYDITILYHLGKANVVADALSRKAENMGSLAFIPSNERPLALDIQSLDNRLQVKYEYQRPGGLLQQMPILEWKWDCITMDFVVGLPLTLRKVDSVWVTVDRLTKSAHFIPVATTYTAEMYAQIYIREIVRLHGVPVSIISE
- the LOC138880795 gene encoding uncharacterized protein — protein: MVLQQQYREKGFKKYSELISLLLVAERNNDFLMRSQENRPTGSTPLPEVDEVYSHYTKRGKGRGPIRGRGHGRGRGHDRGRGHGQGRNFPGVNHPPKKNNHQKWKGKDKKPKANGSETECYCCGGKGHWANICRVPRHLVELYQASLKNKGPEANFVFDNDFDITHLDVADFFERPDGKIDHLIGDGSVVKED